A single Desulfonatronum sp. SC1 DNA region contains:
- a CDS encoding DUF3365 domain-containing protein — protein MQTAKQVLDSAKKHEADGHAHYQREQPSLGLQTKFLIGTSLILLAFCLGGALLIYFYEQRQLMDKAYAESEMVMSAVEATRAYVREELRPVMQEVMGYDFFLREAMSTSYVARAFADRLSPALPDIEYRRTSINARNPKYESRESEVEMIVYFREHPDVLEWQGLVEVEGQPEYRRYKPVYFEQECLRCHGDPKHAPTELIEIYGFAGGFGRRAGELAGVISVGIPVDAALGQLRSRAVSGFLVIFATLFFIFVALGVLFNKIVVSSLRGLLVSFQKSSGHQQGRLQVEPPRDELSLLGVSFNAMLEELHASREKMQLWNTTLELEVNRIREQLEKAQEQLVHAEKMAALGRMTENVTHAIRNPLTSAGGFARRLEMVAQSEEERRYAGIILAELRRLERMLKELLIYSREKAPLAANQSLAEVLQGALDRYQRQIDERGIEMHARISSALPLISMEVEQIEIVVNQLLDNALEALPDEGRLSISAEVVEKEKRRWIELIVADNGPGVPEAMTGVLFEPFTTAKDLGSGLGLPICKKIIEEHGGFIEVHSSPGQGARFHLYFPVN, from the coding sequence ATGCAGACAGCCAAACAGGTTCTCGATTCAGCAAAAAAGCATGAGGCGGACGGTCATGCCCATTATCAGCGGGAACAGCCTTCCCTGGGGCTGCAGACAAAGTTTCTGATCGGCACTTCCTTGATTCTCCTCGCTTTTTGTTTAGGAGGAGCTTTGCTCATTTACTTTTATGAACAGCGCCAGCTTATGGACAAGGCCTATGCCGAGTCGGAAATGGTCATGTCCGCGGTGGAAGCCACCAGGGCTTATGTTCGCGAGGAGCTGCGTCCCGTAATGCAGGAAGTTATGGGGTATGACTTTTTCCTGCGCGAGGCCATGTCCACCTCGTATGTGGCGAGAGCCTTCGCGGATCGTCTTTCACCGGCCCTGCCCGACATCGAGTATCGCCGCACCTCGATCAATGCCCGCAATCCGAAATATGAATCACGAGAATCCGAAGTGGAAATGATTGTCTATTTCCGGGAACATCCCGACGTTCTGGAGTGGCAGGGGTTAGTGGAGGTGGAAGGGCAGCCTGAATATCGCCGCTACAAGCCGGTCTACTTTGAACAGGAGTGCCTGCGCTGTCATGGCGATCCGAAACACGCACCGACGGAATTGATCGAGATCTACGGTTTTGCGGGAGGATTTGGACGCAGGGCCGGGGAACTGGCCGGAGTGATCTCCGTAGGCATACCCGTGGATGCGGCCCTGGGCCAGTTGAGGAGCAGGGCTGTTTCCGGGTTCCTGGTAATTTTCGCGACCCTGTTTTTCATCTTTGTCGCTCTGGGCGTCCTTTTCAATAAAATCGTCGTCTCCTCTCTTCGAGGCTTGTTGGTCTCCTTTCAGAAGTCTTCCGGCCATCAACAGGGCCGTCTCCAGGTCGAACCGCCTCGAGATGAGTTGAGTCTGCTGGGCGTCAGCTTCAACGCAATGCTGGAAGAGCTGCATGCTTCCAGAGAAAAAATGCAACTATGGAATACAACCCTCGAGCTGGAGGTGAACCGGATCAGGGAACAACTGGAAAAAGCCCAGGAACAGCTTGTTCATGCGGAAAAGATGGCCGCCTTGGGCCGCATGACCGAAAACGTAACCCATGCCATCAGAAATCCGCTGACGTCCGCGGGAGGTTTTGCCCGTCGCCTGGAAATGGTTGCCCAGAGTGAAGAAGAACGCCGTTATGCCGGGATTATTCTGGCCGAACTGCGCCGCCTGGAAAGAATGTTGAAGGAACTGCTCATCTATAGCCGCGAAAAAGCTCCTCTCGCGGCGAACCAATCCCTGGCCGAGGTGCTGCAAGGCGCCCTGGATCGCTATCAGCGACAAATCGATGAACGCGGGATTGAAATGCATGCGCGTATCTCTTCCGCGCTCCCCTTGATATCGATGGAAGTGGAGCAGATTGAGATTGTCGTGAACCAGCTGCTGGACAACGCCCTGGAGGCCCTGCCCGACGAGGGGCGGCTGAGCATCAGCGCGGAGGTTGTCGAAAAGGAGAAGCGTCGCTGGATAGAGCTGATTGTCGCGGACAACGGTCCGGGCGTGCCGGAGGCCATGACAGGCGTTCTCTTTGAGCCTTTCACCACGGCAAAAGATCTCGGCTCCGGCCTGGGACTGCCCATTTGCAAAAAAATCATCGAGGAGCATGGCGGATTCATCGAGGTTCACAGCTCGCCCGGACAAGGTGCCCGCTTTCACCTCTACTTTCCCGTGAATTAG